A region from the Metopolophium dirhodum isolate CAU chromosome 9, ASM1992520v1, whole genome shotgun sequence genome encodes:
- the LOC132952399 gene encoding uncharacterized protein LOC132952399: MNSFYKKLDELKILISEISPDIICLQETNFTNLNTAKVPNYNDFSKHRPTGLRASGGVTTYVSSIYPSKEIYISTHLEVIAVAVKLNDIEPNQHTFTDKDIENIIKQLPKPFIITGDFNSHNVSWGSLSTDSRGKEIDKILENDDLVLLNNMEPTRINPINGNFSNIDISFANASLAQRLNWSVLHNITSSDHFPITGDLSLKHFENKVSHIDKSESQNTENLVDQLTETIISVANLTIGKTKSKNPKPKLPWWNHDIKNATKEKTDDLKKFKKTNKLDDFILLKHLRTKSKFLIKTSKKSSWEKFTSSILKENTDSKSVWNKIQSLKGLRRNKKINLIDPNSNQLINKPDQIPNNLGEYFYNNSSDNNYKQPFLGYKQKCEKETISNTSDKNCHDQRQINQEIKIQELTHSLKKCKSNSPGPDTIPYVFIQNFGTRTLNLLLNIYNRI; the protein is encoded by the exons ATGAATAGTTTCTACAAAAAGTTAGACGaactaaaaatactaatatcCGAAATTTCTCCCGACATAATCTGTCTCCAAGAAACCAACTTTACAAATCTAAACACCGCAAAAGTACCCAACTACAATGATTTTAGCAAACACAGACCCACCGGACTAAGGGCCAGTGGTGGAGTAACAACATACGTCAGCTCTATATACCCATCTAAAGAAATATATATCTCAACACACCTTGAAGTAATAGCAGTAGCAGTAAAACTCAATGATATTGAACCCAACCAACACACATTTACGGATAAAGACATAGAGAATATAATAAAGCAGCTTCCCAAGCCCTTCATCATAACAGGTGACTTCAACAGCCACAACGTCAGTTGGGGCTCCCTAAGCACCGACAGCAGAGGGAAAGAAATCGACAAAATCCTGGAAAACGATGATCTGGTACTACTCAACAACATGGAACCAACGCGTATAAATCCAATCAATGGTAACTTCTCAAATATTGACATATCATTCGCAAATGCATCCCTCGCACAAAGGCTCAACTGGTCGGTCCTACACAATATCACTAGCAGCGACCATTTTCCAATT ACTGGAGACTTATCTCTGAAACACTTTGAAAACAAAGTATCTCATATAGACAAATCTGAATCTCAAAACACGGAAAACTTGGTTGACCAATTGACGGAAACAATAATCTCAGTTGCCAACCTAACTATAGGAAAAACCAAATCAAAAAACCCCAAACCCAAATTACCATGGTGGAACCACGACATTAAAAATGCAACTAAAGAAAAAACCGACGAccttaaaaagttcaaaaaaacaaataaactagACGATTTTATACTACTAAAACATTTAAGAACCAAATCAAAATTCCTGATAAAAACCAGTAAAAAATCGTCATGGGAAAAATTCACTAGCAGCATATTAAAAGAAAACACCGACTCAAAATCAGTTTGGAACAAAATACAATCTCTAAAAGGACTCagacgaaataaaaaaatcaacttaatCGACCCAAATTCTaaccaattaataaataaaccagATCAAATACCAAATAACCTCGgcgaatatttttataataatagcagtGACAACAACTACAAACAACCCTTTCTAGGGTACAAACAAAAATGCGAAAAAGAAACTATAAGTAATACTTCCGATAAAAATTGTCACGATCAAAGACAAATCAAccaagaaattaaaatacaggAATTAACACactcattaaaaaaatgcaaaagcaATAGTCCCGGACCCGACACCATCCCATACGTCTTCATCCAAAATTTTGGCACAAGAACTCTCAATCTTCtgcttaacatttataatagaatataa